Proteins found in one Anopheles aquasalis chromosome 3, idAnoAquaMG_Q_19, whole genome shotgun sequence genomic segment:
- the LOC126575252 gene encoding serine protease inhibitor dipetalogastin-like: protein MRSISAVVVLALAVVVILAGSSYGHGPGSKGGGRGLGNENCMCGRIYKPVCGSDLKTYANQCLLDCHAAMPAGRQIGLKFLRDGRCKEGEKRNKGGK from the coding sequence ATGCGGTCCATtagtgccgtcgtcgtcctggcgCTAGCAGTAGTGGTCATCCTTGCGGGCTCGTCGTACGGTCACGGCCCGGGTAGTAAAGGCGGTGGCCGAGGGCtcggaaatgaaaattgcatGTGCGGCCGAATATATAAGCCCGTCTGTGGTAGCGATCTGAAGACGTACGCTAACCAGTGCCTACTCGACTGCCACGCGGCGATGCCAGCAGGACGGCAGATCGGTCTCAAGTTCCTGCGCGACGGTCGGTGCAAAGAGGGTGAGAAGAGAAATAAGGGAGGCAAATAG